One Desulfovibrio litoralis DSM 11393 genomic window, CAATATCGGCGTACAAAGCTTAAGAGGGTTAACCGCAAGTCTTTTAGGGTTTAGAATCTCAAAAACAGCCCAATGTTCCAACTGGAACCAACCGGAACTAAGCCAACAACAAATTAAATATGCCGCTACTGACGCATGGGTCAGCAGAGAACTTTACATCGCCTTTAAAAAACACAAGCTAATTACCGAATAAAACTAGACTTTTTCTTGCAGCTTGACATTATGCATAAATAAAAGGTAAAAATGACTTTCAACAATAATATAAAGTGCTAAAATTAAAGTCATTCATCTTCTGACGACTCAAATACTACGCCTTACCAACTATAAGTGAAACATAATGTTTTTCAAAAAATATCATATTGTTATATTCAAAGATCGAGACGGAAACCACCGCCACCTACGCTTAAGAGGTTGGTTTGGTGTTTTTCTTGTGTTGTTATTTATTGCAATGAGTGGAGTCAACATTTATCTCTTTAAGTTTTATCATGCAAATCAAACTCTTAACGCAGAACTCGACAATGCACAAAAAACGATCGAAGAACAAGAAAGACAGCTTGTGAGCTTAAACTCTAAGATCAGATTAGTCTATGATGACATTGCAAGAGTGCAACAATTTGACTCAAAACTTAGAGTGATGCTTAATATAGACAAAGACCCTATTGAAATAAACGAGCCGGGAACAGACAATAATAATTCACCGACTAACATGAATTTTTTACAATTGCATCGCCAAGAGTTGATGACCAGAAAAATGCACCTTTTTCTAAACCTGCTCAACAACGATATACGCCTTGAAGAAGTAAAACAACAAGAGCTTGTTAAAATACTAAGAAACAATAAAGAACTATTAGTCAGCACACCTTCTATTTGGCCAGCAGAAGGAACTTTAACCTCAGGTTTTGGCATGAGAGGTTCGCCGTTTACCGGAACTCAAACAATGCACAAAGGTTTGGATATTTCTAATCGCCCGGGAACCCCCATCTATGCACCGGCAAAAGGAACTGTTACCTTTTCCCAGTATGACGGTGCCTATGGAAATACTTTAATTATTGATCATGGAAATTCTCTTTCCACTCGCTATTCTCATATGTTAAGAGCCGCAGCAAAAGAAGGACAAACCGTACAACGCGGTGAAGTCATAGGCTATATCGGAAACAGCGGACGCAGCACAGGACCGCATCTACACTATGAAGTTCGTATCGGCGGCGTTCCCGTTAACCCTATGCGATATATCTTAAATTAAAAGCTTGCATAATTGATATTCTGTTTTATTTAAAAGAAGTATTGCAATTTAAAAATTACATTTTCCCAGTATGACGGTGCCTATGGAAATACTTTAATTATTGATCATGGAAATTCTCTTTCCACTCGCTATTCTCATATGTTAAGAGCCGCAACAAAAGAAGGACAAACCGTACAACGCGGTGAAGTCATAGGCTATATCGGAAACAGCGGACGCAGCACAGGACCGCATCTACACTATGAAGTTCGTATCGGCGGCGTTCCCGTTAACCCTATGCGATATATCTTAAATTAAAAGCTTGCATAATTAATATTCTGTTTTATTTAAAAGAAGTATTGCAATTTAAAAATTACAACAGCATATCAATTAACGGAGCTATAAAATATGGATTCAGTAACACATCTGGCAACAGGCATGATCATGGGGTTTGCTCGCCCTTTTTTACCTAAAAAAACAAGCCTTGCCATCAGCCTTCCCCTTGGTCTAATCGTAACCCATTTTCCTGATATAGATATTATATTCTCTCATGGCTTATACGGAATGTTAGCCCTTCATAGAGGCATTACTCACAGTCTAATCTTTATTTTTGCCATGGCAGTTTTATTTAGCCTTATTACTTACTATTTAAGCTATAAACAACACCCCAGACCAACTCGTTTAAACTTATTCGCTTTTTCATTATTAGGCTTACTGATTCACATTATGCTCGATTGTTTTACCGCTTTCGGAACTCAGATATTCCTACCATGGAGCAACTTCAGGTTTTCACTGCCTATTGTTTATATTATAGATTTATGGTGGACAATTCCTCTTTTGACTATCTCTATTTACTGCATACTACATTTTATGTCTTTAAGAATGGTCGTTTTTTTTACCCTAGCCTATACGGTTATATTAAGTTCTATCGTCTATTGGTTTACCCCAACCCCTTTAGAAGAAATATATCTTGTATTTCCCATTCCTGTTTTAATTTTTTGGGTATTATTTTTACCCTTGGCTATTGCTTTGCCCTTGCGACTTGGAAGCCGCCCTCAACCTCAAAAAATTGCTATGCTTGGGTTAATTTGGATATTTTTATACCCTGCTCTTGCCTTTGGAATTTCAAGATATGTAAAAGCTACTGTTCTACCTCAACTTGAAAGCACTCTCACAACACAAAACAACGGTGAACCACCTGTCCTTACAAAGGTTATAATTGCTGCCGAACCTTTTGCTCCTTTAAACTGGAAAATACTCGCAGAAGATAAAACCCATGTTTATGTTGTTGGTTATTCTTTTTTAGGACAAGGAAAAGAACTTGAAATCGCCAAATTTCAACGTCCTACTCCTGCATTTTGGGAAAAACTAAGCACAAAAAGCGAATTAATGAACGCCTACACTCGATTTATTGAAACGCCGGCTATTGAAGAAATTCAAAAATTAACTTTAACGCCAAGCGGAAGAAAAGAACGCATCGTTGCTATTTTAGACTTAAGATATAAAAGCACTGTGCCTAAGGTTTTAGCCGCTTTTGGACGTAAACCGTCAATGTTCAATTTTGCCTTATTGCTTGATGAAAATGATAACCCGCTGGCATATCAATATTTTAGAGGCGATCTAAACGATTGTCAGGTTTGGCAATATTTTAATACAGAAAGCAAATAAAAATGTCTCATAGCGACCAAAAATTAATCTTTCAAGCTTGGAATCCCGTTACAGGATGCAGTAAATTTAGCTCAGGGTGTAAAAACTGTTACGCCCTGCCTATTGCCTTAAAACTCAAACAACAAGGGAATATACATTATAAAAATGGTTTTGAGATAAGCTTACATCAAGATAAACTTGCGAAACCACTTTCTTGGAAAAAACCAAAACTTATTTTTGTAAACTCGATGAGCGACTTATTTCATGAAAAAGTTCCTCTGGATTTTATTCAACAAATATTTAATATAATAGAACAATCCAAACAACATATCTTTATAATCTTAACCAAAAGAGCCGAACGTCTCTTTAAACTAAGTACGAAATTAAAATGGCACGAAAACATCGCGTTAGGGGTAACTGTCGAATCTAAACACTATCTTTACAGATTAAAACTCTTACAACAAATTCAGGCTCAAACCAGATTTGTTTTTTTTGAACCTCTATTAAGCCTTATCGAAAATATTGATTTTGCAGGTATTCATTGGGCTTTAGTAGGCGGAGAGTCAGGACAAAATGCCAGAAAGATGTTACCGGAATGGGTTACTTCAATAAAAAATCAATGCAGACAAGCGAATGTTCCTTTTTATTTTCATCAATGGGGCGATAAAAGAACTCATGATAACCTGATTGATGGCAAAAGCCATCTCGAATTTCCTCAAAGCTGGTTAAACATTTTAGAAAATAGTCCCAAACAAATACAACTCAGCTTAAATTAAAACAAAAAAATACAATTATTGGTAGAATAAAAATAAGCTACTTTTTTATTTTATCACAAATAAAAAATAGACCAAAATGATAATGCATGGGAAGCGATATGCTTATACGCAAAATAGAAAATAGTGAAATTTCAAAAATTTACGCACACATGATTAATGATTTTCCCCCTAGCGAACGCCCACCTTTTGAGATAATAGAACAAAGCCTTGTCTCCGGCACTCAAAAATGTTTTATAGGCGTAAAAGACAACGAAGAAATTGGCTACGCCATGTGTGCGGACGCTCACCCCAATAACTTTGTATTATTAAACTTTTTTGCCGTTTTTCAAGAACATAGAGAACGTAAATTTGGCACGGCGTTTTTACAACAGCTTTTTGAACTCTATAAAAATAAAGCCGGAATGTTTATAGAAACAGAAACGCCTTTGTGTGCCAATAGTTCCGTAGAAGAAAAACTTATTTTTAGAAGACAAAAGTTTTATGAAAAACTCGGTGTTAAAACTTTTTATGACCTTGAATATTCACTTTTTGATGTTCCTATGTATTTGAATATATATCCTTTACAAAAAGATTTTGCTGAAATAAAAAAAGTTGCATCAACAGCAATCACAGAGCTTTGGCGAGATATAGTCGGTGAAGAAAAAATGCATAACATTATAATAAAGGCGAAAAACATACGTCAATAATTTTATCATTTCATTATTTTTATTGTCGCAGAAGAAAAACTTATTTTTAGAAGACAAAAATTTTATGAAAAACTAGGCGTTAAAACTTTTTATGACCTTGAATATTCACTTTTTGATGTTCCTATGTATTTGAATATATATCCTTTACAAAAAGATTTTGCTGAAATAAAAAAAGTTGCATCAACGGCAATCACAGAGCTTTGGCGAGATATAGTCGGTGAAGAAAAAATGCATAACATTATAATAACTCCAAGAAAGCATGTTAAAAGTTCAAGTGATTTCATCAATAGCTAAACCCTTATTATCCTTGTTTAAAGAAAAAGCATAACACAATGAATAACATCACTTTTGATAATTATTACGATGAATTAGAACTTGTTTCCGGAACATCTAAACATACGTTTCCAACTCATATACACCAAAGTTTATGTATTGGCGTAATTACAAAGGGTGCTGCTTTATTGTCTTTTAATAATAAAACATCAATCTTAGAAAAAGGTTCCCACTATATTATTGCCCCTTATCAACCCCACGCTATAACTCCGCTTAACGGAAAGGAATATAGCTATTTAACTATCTGTATTAAAAAAGATATTTCTAAGCTTTGCCCTGAGCTATATAAGTATCTCACAAAGACAAAAACTTTGATGCAAAATACAGATCCAAGCAGTTATAATCTTCAACTTTTAGCTCAAGCTAATAATTTGAGTAAATATCATTTTATTAAAAAGTTTAAAGAAAAAATAGGCATTACACCATATCAATTTATTTTGAATGAAAAAATAAAAAAAGTCAGACAAGGAATACTGTCAAAACAGTCCTTGGCTGACTTAGCTTTAGAATTAGGCTTTTCCGATCAAAGTCATCTTTGTAATACTTTTAAAAAATATATGGGCATTTCCCCTCTGCAATTTAGTACTGCTTATAAGGCACATTAAAGTAACGCCGGAGAAAATTTTGCTAAAATATACAAACCATCTTTTCCGGCAGTAACACTATGTTTTACATTCGCAGGAATAATAC contains:
- a CDS encoding GNAT family N-acetyltransferase produces the protein MLIRKIENSEISKIYAHMINDFPPSERPPFEIIEQSLVSGTQKCFIGVKDNEEIGYAMCADAHPNNFVLLNFFAVFQEHRERKFGTAFLQQLFELYKNKAGMFIETETPLCANSSVEEKLIFRRQKFYEKLGVKTFYDLEYSLFDVPMYLNIYPLQKDFAEIKKVASTAITELWRDIVGEEKMHNIIIKAKNIRQ
- a CDS encoding AraC family transcriptional regulator; the encoded protein is MNNITFDNYYDELELVSGTSKHTFPTHIHQSLCIGVITKGAALLSFNNKTSILEKGSHYIIAPYQPHAITPLNGKEYSYLTICIKKDISKLCPELYKYLTKTKTLMQNTDPSSYNLQLLAQANNLSKYHFIKKFKEKIGITPYQFILNEKIKKVRQGILSKQSLADLALELGFSDQSHLCNTFKKYMGISPLQFSTAYKAH
- a CDS encoding metal-dependent hydrolase, whose translation is MDSVTHLATGMIMGFARPFLPKKTSLAISLPLGLIVTHFPDIDIIFSHGLYGMLALHRGITHSLIFIFAMAVLFSLITYYLSYKQHPRPTRLNLFAFSLLGLLIHIMLDCFTAFGTQIFLPWSNFRFSLPIVYIIDLWWTIPLLTISIYCILHFMSLRMVVFFTLAYTVILSSIVYWFTPTPLEEIYLVFPIPVLIFWVLFLPLAIALPLRLGSRPQPQKIAMLGLIWIFLYPALAFGISRYVKATVLPQLESTLTTQNNGEPPVLTKVIIAAEPFAPLNWKILAEDKTHVYVVGYSFLGQGKELEIAKFQRPTPAFWEKLSTKSELMNAYTRFIETPAIEEIQKLTLTPSGRKERIVAILDLRYKSTVPKVLAAFGRKPSMFNFALLLDENDNPLAYQYFRGDLNDCQVWQYFNTESK
- a CDS encoding M23 family metallopeptidase; amino-acid sequence: MFFKKYHIVIFKDRDGNHRHLRLRGWFGVFLVLLFIAMSGVNIYLFKFYHANQTLNAELDNAQKTIEEQERQLVSLNSKIRLVYDDIARVQQFDSKLRVMLNIDKDPIEINEPGTDNNNSPTNMNFLQLHRQELMTRKMHLFLNLLNNDIRLEEVKQQELVKILRNNKELLVSTPSIWPAEGTLTSGFGMRGSPFTGTQTMHKGLDISNRPGTPIYAPAKGTVTFSQYDGAYGNTLIIDHGNSLSTRYSHMLRAAAKEGQTVQRGEVIGYIGNSGRSTGPHLHYEVRIGGVPVNPMRYILN
- a CDS encoding DUF5131 family protein; translation: MSHSDQKLIFQAWNPVTGCSKFSSGCKNCYALPIALKLKQQGNIHYKNGFEISLHQDKLAKPLSWKKPKLIFVNSMSDLFHEKVPLDFIQQIFNIIEQSKQHIFIILTKRAERLFKLSTKLKWHENIALGVTVESKHYLYRLKLLQQIQAQTRFVFFEPLLSLIENIDFAGIHWALVGGESGQNARKMLPEWVTSIKNQCRQANVPFYFHQWGDKRTHDNLIDGKSHLEFPQSWLNILENSPKQIQLSLN